In one window of Methanoculleus chikugoensis DNA:
- a CDS encoding DUF4062 domain-containing protein, translating into MNPVRIFISSVQKEFADERAALRDYLRGDALMRRFFEVFLFEELPAADRRTDVAYLDEVRRCDIYVGLFGNDYGYENTGGLSPTEREFDLATAEGKYRLIYVRGTDDAARHPKMRALVRRAEGGLIRKRFNTPSELVAGLYAALVEYLEEKQLIRSSPFDAAPCMKATLDDLDPERMAWFIRTARATRRFPIAPDASPHDLLEHLNLLDDGRVTNAAALLFGKQPQRFLISSEIKCAHFHGTEVAKPIPSYQVYKGTVFDLVDAAVDFVLSKIALSVGTREAGPQAPVRYEIPKEVVAEAIVNAVAHRDYTSNGSVQVMLFSDRLEIWNPGILPPSLTLEKLRQAHGSVPANPLLAEPMYLAGYIERMGTGTRDMIRHCTEAGLPEPEFAVSDGFRTIIRRTLAPGQTPQPESQPESLEARVLVLLSVAPRSKAELSRGLGQKEISGQLNKVVRQLLADQMLEYTIPEKPGSRHQKYRLTEKGRATAAKHGSGGDTP; encoded by the coding sequence ATGAACCCCGTCCGCATCTTCATCAGCAGCGTGCAGAAGGAGTTCGCCGACGAGCGGGCGGCTCTCCGCGACTACCTGCGGGGCGACGCACTGATGCGGCGGTTCTTCGAGGTCTTCCTCTTTGAGGAACTTCCGGCCGCCGACCGCCGCACCGACGTTGCATACCTCGACGAAGTCCGGCGCTGCGACATTTATGTCGGGCTCTTCGGGAACGACTATGGTTACGAGAACACCGGAGGGCTCTCCCCGACCGAGCGGGAGTTCGACCTCGCCACCGCCGAGGGGAAGTACCGGCTCATCTACGTCAGGGGCACGGACGACGCCGCCCGCCACCCGAAGATGCGTGCGCTTGTTCGCAGGGCGGAGGGCGGGCTGATCCGGAAGCGGTTTAACACCCCCTCGGAACTGGTCGCCGGGCTGTATGCGGCGCTCGTTGAGTACCTGGAGGAGAAGCAGCTCATCCGCTCCAGCCCCTTCGACGCGGCCCCGTGCATGAAGGCGACGCTCGACGACCTGGATCCCGAACGGATGGCGTGGTTCATCCGCACGGCCCGAGCGACCCGCCGGTTCCCCATCGCCCCCGATGCCTCTCCCCACGACCTGCTGGAGCACCTGAACCTGCTCGACGACGGCCGGGTGACGAACGCCGCGGCCCTCCTCTTCGGTAAACAACCGCAACGGTTCCTGATCTCCTCCGAGATCAAGTGCGCCCACTTCCACGGCACCGAGGTGGCCAAACCGATCCCCTCATACCAGGTCTACAAGGGCACGGTCTTCGATCTTGTGGACGCGGCGGTGGATTTCGTCTTGAGCAAGATCGCCCTCTCGGTCGGCACCCGCGAGGCCGGCCCGCAGGCCCCGGTGCGCTACGAGATTCCCAAAGAGGTGGTGGCGGAGGCGATCGTGAACGCCGTTGCCCACCGCGACTACACGAGCAACGGCAGTGTCCAGGTGATGCTCTTCTCCGACCGCCTGGAGATCTGGAACCCCGGCATCCTCCCGCCGTCCCTGACGCTCGAAAAACTCCGGCAGGCCCACGGGTCGGTGCCGGCGAACCCCCTCCTCGCCGAACCGATGTATCTCGCCGGCTACATCGAGCGGATGGGCACGGGGACGCGGGACATGATCCGGCACTGCACCGAGGCCGGGCTGCCCGAGCCGGAGTTTGCCGTCAGCGATGGGTTCCGGACGATTATTCGCCGGACTCTGGCTCCCGGCCAGACACCACAGCCAGAGTCACAGCCAGAGTCACTTGAAGCGAGAGTTCTGGTGCTCCTGAGTGTTGCCCCCAGGTCTAAAGCAGAATTATCAAGGGGGCTCGGACAGAAAGAGATCTCCGGTCAGCTGAATAAGGTCGTCCGTCAACTACTGGCCGATCAGATGCTCGAGTACACCATCCCTGAGAAACCCGGCAGTCGGCATCAGAAGTACCGCCTGACTGAGAAGGGTCGGGCTACGGCAGCGAAACACGGTTCCGGAGGAGACACTCCGTGA